One genomic region from Bacillus sp. SLBN-46 encodes:
- a CDS encoding histidine phosphatase family protein, whose product MTQRIFVVRHCEAEGQPREARLTDKGVQQAAELAGFFSEIEINRIVSSPFVRAIYSVNPLAELKQIEVETDERLSERILSTKVLEDWLEKLQATYNDLELTFDGGESTREAMARVVSVVEEVLNGEAENTVIVTHGNLMSLLLKNYQSDFGFEQWKNLSNPDVFLLEFEENEVRLKRVW is encoded by the coding sequence ATGACTCAAAGGATTTTTGTGGTCAGGCATTGTGAAGCGGAGGGGCAGCCAAGGGAGGCTCGCTTAACGGATAAAGGCGTCCAGCAGGCAGCTGAGTTAGCGGGATTTTTTTCGGAAATTGAAATCAACCGAATTGTTTCAAGTCCATTTGTACGAGCAATTTATTCCGTGAATCCGCTGGCTGAATTGAAACAGATCGAAGTGGAAACGGATGAACGGTTATCTGAGCGAATCTTAAGTACAAAGGTATTAGAGGATTGGCTGGAAAAACTACAAGCCACCTACAATGATTTGGAGTTAACATTTGATGGAGGCGAGTCAACCCGTGAAGCGATGGCGAGGGTTGTAAGTGTGGTTGAAGAGGTATTAAATGGTGAAGCTGAAAATACCGTCATCGTCACACATGGGAATTTGATGTCTTTACTACTGAAAAACTATCAGTCTGATTTTGGTTTTGAACAATGGAAGAACCTTAGTAATCCAGATGTATTCCTATTAGAATTCGAGGAAAATGAAGTTAGGCTAAAGCGTGTATGGTAA
- a CDS encoding beta-eliminating lyase-related protein, translated as MNEKKTLLDAFKETEYQLPGHGNRDIQVLKEAFANVDGDLESDMYGKGKIIEDFQVKMAAYLGKEAAVFFPSGTMAQQIALRIWCDQKGVKKVAYHPLSHLEIHEEDGLKELHLIEPVLLADKSRVISLEDVLGMDEGIACLLLELPQREIGGQLPDYRTLEEISAYCREKGIKLHLDGARLFEIIPYYQKSAEEICALFDSVYVSFYKGLGGIAGAILAGEKAFTEESKVWKRRHGGDLISLYPYIISADYYFDQRIPKMAQYFEEAKELAALYNQCHAVETKPAIPVSNMFHVHVHVSKQELEPILLAVYEETGLGLTSYLREIHAEECYFELNIGDRFAAVPKEKLRKTFEVLDKKIKAIRK; from the coding sequence ATGAATGAAAAGAAGACATTATTAGATGCATTTAAAGAGACGGAATATCAATTACCTGGTCACGGAAATCGAGATATTCAGGTCCTAAAAGAGGCTTTTGCGAATGTGGATGGGGATTTGGAAAGTGATATGTATGGGAAAGGCAAGATCATCGAGGATTTTCAAGTGAAAATGGCGGCCTATTTAGGGAAAGAAGCGGCTGTGTTTTTCCCAAGTGGAACGATGGCGCAGCAAATTGCCTTACGGATTTGGTGTGATCAAAAAGGTGTCAAAAAAGTTGCTTATCATCCATTGAGTCATTTAGAAATCCATGAAGAAGATGGTTTAAAGGAATTGCATCTTATCGAGCCTGTATTGCTGGCTGATAAAAGTAGAGTAATTAGTTTGGAAGACGTCCTTGGTATGGACGAGGGGATTGCTTGTTTATTGCTAGAATTACCACAGCGTGAGATTGGCGGTCAATTGCCGGATTATCGAACACTTGAGGAGATATCAGCTTACTGTCGTGAAAAAGGCATTAAATTGCATCTAGATGGGGCAAGACTCTTTGAAATTATCCCTTACTACCAAAAGTCGGCAGAGGAAATATGTGCGCTTTTTGATAGTGTGTATGTATCTTTTTATAAGGGGCTTGGAGGCATTGCTGGAGCCATTCTTGCAGGTGAAAAGGCCTTTACAGAGGAATCAAAAGTGTGGAAAAGACGCCACGGTGGGGACTTAATTAGTCTATACCCATACATAATCAGTGCGGATTATTATTTTGATCAAAGGATTCCTAAAATGGCCCAGTATTTTGAGGAAGCAAAGGAGCTGGCAGCACTTTATAATCAATGCCATGCAGTCGAAACCAAGCCGGCAATACCGGTTTCTAATATGTTCCACGTGCATGTACATGTTTCCAAACAAGAACTGGAGCCGATTCTTTTAGCAGTATATGAGGAAACAGGGCTAGGATTGACCAGCTATTTACGAGAAATCCACGCGGAGGAATGCTACTTCGAGCTGAATATTGGCGATCGATTTGCGGCTGTTCCCAAAGAGAAACTCAGAAAGACCTTTGAGGTTCTTGATAAAAAAATAAAAGCAATTAGAAAGTAA
- a CDS encoding methyltransferase, whose translation MKEHYYDKLLNIKTKEVQQGFHKSLHYHRYEPTPYSALEVLFEKYKLNNQDHIVDFGCGKGRLNFYIHYFFGASVVGVEMDNDLYQAAVQNQKTYSKKTSREKVHFLCCLAEEYEVQQEDNRFYFFNPFSVQVFRKIINNILRSYEQSPREIELVLYYPAEDYIYFLEKETAFEWIEEVVLPYVYEKNRNERFLIYRLG comes from the coding sequence ATGAAGGAACATTATTATGATAAATTACTAAACATAAAAACAAAAGAGGTACAGCAGGGATTTCATAAATCTTTGCACTATCATCGGTATGAACCGACACCTTATAGTGCACTTGAGGTGTTATTTGAAAAATATAAGTTAAATAACCAAGATCATATTGTGGACTTTGGCTGTGGAAAAGGACGTCTTAATTTTTATATCCACTATTTCTTCGGCGCTTCGGTGGTCGGGGTGGAAATGGATAATGACCTCTATCAGGCTGCTGTTCAAAATCAAAAAACTTATTCGAAAAAGACTAGTAGGGAAAAGGTTCACTTTCTTTGCTGTTTAGCAGAAGAGTACGAAGTGCAGCAAGAAGACAATCGATTTTACTTCTTTAACCCTTTTTCTGTTCAAGTATTTAGAAAAATTATTAATAATATTTTGCGTTCCTATGAACAATCACCACGGGAAATCGAGCTGGTTTTATATTATCCGGCGGAAGATTATATTTACTTTTTAGAAAAGGAAACAGCTTTTGAATGGATAGAGGAAGTGGTTCTCCCATATGTTTATGAAAAGAATCGGAATGAACGATTTTTAATTTATCGATTAGGATAG
- a CDS encoding PRD domain-containing protein: MKIKKILNNNAVVVSDNNEEKIAIGAGIAFQKKRNDIINPNKIEKLFIMKENEKFQQLLLKIPEEHFALAEEIITYAEEALGSKLNDHVHIALTDHLSFAIERGSQGIHLKNKLFHEIKTLYRKEFDIGMWAIKHIENRTTIKMPVDEAAYLALHIHTAKLHGRDMKQTLRQTAIIGEMIQTIKECLHISIEEDDLSYQRLLTHLRFTLSRSSHSRQPIMDDEMLTMIKKKFSISYQCAKNVAKLLTEQYSIHLPEHELGYITIHIERLRSL; this comes from the coding sequence TTGAAAATAAAAAAAATCTTAAATAATAATGCCGTTGTGGTTTCTGATAACAATGAAGAGAAAATTGCGATCGGGGCAGGCATCGCTTTTCAAAAGAAAAGAAATGACATTATTAATCCAAATAAAATTGAAAAGCTATTTATCATGAAAGAAAACGAGAAATTTCAGCAGCTGCTGCTTAAAATTCCTGAGGAACATTTTGCCCTCGCTGAGGAAATCATCACATATGCAGAGGAAGCTCTTGGGTCCAAATTAAATGACCATGTCCACATCGCCCTTACCGATCACTTATCCTTTGCAATTGAAAGGGGAAGTCAAGGTATCCATCTGAAAAATAAACTATTCCATGAAATAAAAACGCTCTATAGAAAAGAGTTCGATATCGGAATGTGGGCCATCAAACATATTGAGAATAGGACCACTATCAAAATGCCTGTTGATGAGGCAGCCTATTTGGCACTTCACATTCATACAGCTAAACTGCATGGTAGAGATATGAAGCAAACATTGCGGCAAACGGCGATTATTGGCGAAATGATACAGACAATTAAAGAGTGCCTTCACATATCCATTGAGGAGGACGACCTATCGTATCAACGGTTATTGACCCATCTCCGTTTTACACTTTCTAGAAGCAGCCATTCTAGGCAGCCGATTATGGATGATGAAATGCTGACAATGATTAAAAAGAAATTCTCAATTTCCTATCAATGTGCCAAAAACGTCGCGAAACTTCTCACAGAACAATACAGCATCCACCTTCCCGAACACGAACTGGGATATATCACTATTCATATCGAAAGATTAAGAAGTCTGTAA
- the nagE gene encoding N-acetylglucosamine-specific PTS transporter subunit IIBC: MKKYLQRIGRSLMLPVAVLPAAAILMGIGYWIDPTGWGADSPLAAFLIKAGASIIDNIPILFAVGVALGMAKEKDGSAALSGLVAYLVVTTLLSTNTVALLQGIDPAKVDPAFGKIGNAFVGILSGIVASTMFNRFSHVKLPDALAFFSGKRLVPIMTAVSMLVASAILFFVWPVIFTGLVSFGEGISKLGALGAGLYGFFNRLLIPTGLHHALNSVFWFDVAGINDIGNFWASKGEKGVTGMYQAGFFPVMMFGLPAAALAMVHTAKTKKKKQVASLMLAAGFAAFFTGVTEPIEFAFMFVAPMLYLVHAILTGLSLAIAAAFHWTAGFGFSAGLVDFVLSLRIPIANQPYMLLVQGLVFAVIYYFLFRFIIVKFNLMTPGREEDDEEAESGEVSVATGESKFAVMAAQIYEGLGGDANVVSVDNCVTRLRLEVKDMDVVDQKKIKATGVPGINIVGKQSIQVIVGTNVQFVADEIMKIRKK; the protein is encoded by the coding sequence ATGAAGAAATATTTACAGAGAATTGGTCGTTCCTTGATGCTGCCGGTAGCTGTATTACCAGCTGCTGCGATTTTAATGGGTATCGGTTACTGGATTGACCCTACTGGATGGGGAGCAGACAGCCCGTTAGCAGCTTTCTTGATTAAAGCAGGGGCGTCGATTATTGATAATATCCCAATCCTATTTGCAGTTGGGGTAGCACTTGGGATGGCAAAGGAAAAAGATGGGTCGGCAGCGCTGAGTGGTTTGGTCGCCTATCTAGTTGTTACTACCTTGCTTTCAACCAATACAGTGGCTTTATTACAAGGCATTGATCCAGCAAAGGTAGACCCTGCGTTTGGAAAAATTGGAAATGCGTTTGTAGGGATTCTTTCAGGTATTGTCGCGTCAACGATGTTCAATCGTTTCAGTCATGTGAAATTACCTGATGCACTGGCATTCTTTAGTGGTAAACGCTTGGTACCAATTATGACTGCTGTTTCGATGTTAGTAGCCTCAGCTATTCTATTCTTCGTATGGCCAGTCATTTTCACTGGATTAGTTTCTTTCGGTGAGGGAATTTCAAAATTAGGTGCGCTTGGTGCCGGTCTATATGGTTTCTTCAACCGTCTATTAATACCAACAGGGTTACATCATGCATTAAACTCGGTGTTCTGGTTTGATGTGGCTGGTATCAATGACATTGGGAACTTCTGGGCAAGTAAAGGGGAAAAAGGCGTAACAGGCATGTACCAAGCAGGATTCTTCCCTGTTATGATGTTTGGCCTTCCAGCTGCCGCGTTAGCAATGGTTCATACGGCAAAAACAAAGAAGAAAAAACAAGTAGCTTCCTTGATGTTAGCTGCGGGCTTCGCAGCCTTCTTTACTGGTGTAACGGAACCAATTGAATTTGCCTTTATGTTTGTTGCACCAATGCTTTACCTTGTACATGCAATTTTAACAGGTCTGTCATTAGCAATTGCAGCCGCGTTCCATTGGACAGCTGGTTTTGGCTTTAGTGCGGGTCTAGTCGACTTTGTGCTGAGCTTAAGAATACCAATTGCTAATCAGCCATATATGTTACTAGTTCAAGGTCTCGTATTTGCGGTGATCTACTACTTCTTATTCCGATTCATTATCGTTAAGTTCAACTTAATGACTCCTGGTCGAGAGGAAGACGATGAAGAGGCTGAATCTGGCGAAGTGAGTGTTGCTACAGGTGAAAGTAAATTTGCAGTAATGGCAGCGCAGATTTATGAAGGATTGGGCGGCGACGCCAATGTGGTTTCTGTCGATAACTGTGTAACACGTTTACGATTAGAAGTAAAAGACATGGATGTAGTAGACCAAAAGAAAATTAAGGCAACCGGTGTTCCAGGGATCAATATCGTTGGAAAACAAAGCATTCAAGTCATCGTAGGAACAAATGTCCAGTTCGTAGCGGATGAAATCATGAAGATTCGAAAGAAATAA
- a CDS encoding PTS glucose transporter subunit IIA, which translates to MRFNIFKKEKASIYAPVNGEILPLSEVPDPVFSQKMMGEGIAMIPEEGKVFSPVKGSVILIAETKHAIGIRAVDGTEILIHVGLETVSLNGEGFTIAINVGDKVTTGQLLMEFDLDTIKKRAKSIITPIVITNSNENGKQYIFTQEKKCIKGETVIITEA; encoded by the coding sequence ATGAGATTCAACATATTTAAAAAGGAGAAAGCTTCTATATATGCACCAGTAAATGGAGAAATCCTACCGCTGAGCGAGGTTCCAGATCCGGTGTTTAGTCAAAAGATGATGGGTGAGGGAATCGCTATGATCCCTGAAGAGGGGAAAGTTTTTTCGCCTGTAAAGGGGAGCGTCATTCTCATTGCAGAGACTAAGCATGCGATTGGTATTCGTGCAGTAGATGGAACCGAAATTCTCATTCATGTCGGTCTCGAAACCGTATCTTTAAACGGGGAAGGATTTACGATAGCGATCAATGTGGGAGATAAAGTGACTACCGGGCAACTGTTGATGGAATTTGATTTGGATACGATAAAAAAACGAGCAAAAAGTATCATAACACCTATTGTTATTACAAATAGTAATGAAAATGGCAAACAGTACATTTTTACACAAGAAAAAAAGTGCATTAAAGGGGAAACCGTTATTATTACGGAGGCTTAA
- a CDS encoding Gfo/Idh/MocA family oxidoreductase translates to MLKLGVIGLGDIAQKAYLPVYSGMKEIEFHFYTRNQEKLRSIGSKYRFEHLHADMESLMNSGISGAFVHSSTASHEEIVESLLTRGIHVFVDKPISDQYDGAKRLVELAEENGLILMTGFNRRYAPSYTKLKEVAEPNMVVVQKNRNSLPGEPQTFIYDDFIHVIDTMRYLFPYPIKDLIVNGRMIEDTLYHVVVQFIASDGRSAIGIMNRDNGTNEEIAEVMGPLEKRTVQNVSKLTILKNMETVDVRSSDWEPTLLRRGFEQMVADFVQSVQTNATPGISAQDALKTHEICEKVIQELLKKS, encoded by the coding sequence ATGCTTAAATTGGGTGTTATTGGTCTAGGGGATATTGCGCAAAAAGCATATCTGCCGGTCTATAGCGGCATGAAAGAAATTGAGTTTCATTTTTATACAAGAAATCAAGAGAAGCTAAGGTCCATTGGCAGCAAGTACCGGTTTGAACATCTTCATGCTGACATGGAGTCATTAATGAACAGTGGCATTAGCGGGGCATTTGTTCACTCCTCTACCGCTTCCCATGAGGAAATTGTGGAGTCACTGTTAACACGTGGTATTCATGTGTTTGTAGATAAGCCTATTTCCGATCAATATGATGGAGCGAAAAGGCTTGTCGAGTTGGCGGAGGAAAATGGACTCATTCTTATGACGGGGTTTAACCGGAGATATGCCCCTTCCTATACAAAATTAAAAGAAGTGGCGGAGCCAAATATGGTCGTGGTTCAGAAGAACCGCAATAGTCTACCAGGAGAACCGCAGACGTTTATTTATGATGATTTTATTCATGTAATAGATACAATGAGGTATCTATTTCCATACCCCATTAAAGATTTGATTGTCAACGGTAGAATGATTGAAGACACTCTTTATCATGTAGTGGTTCAATTCATTGCTAGTGACGGCAGGTCGGCCATTGGCATTATGAATCGTGATAATGGGACGAATGAAGAAATAGCCGAGGTCATGGGGCCGCTTGAAAAAAGAACGGTCCAAAATGTGTCCAAACTGACTATTTTGAAGAATATGGAAACAGTTGATGTTCGGAGCAGCGACTGGGAGCCAACCTTATTAAGACGTGGGTTTGAACAGATGGTAGCAGATTTTGTCCAATCGGTACAAACAAATGCGACCCCAGGGATTTCTGCACAAGATGCGCTTAAAACACATGAAATCTGTGAAAAAGTCATCCAAGAGTTATTGAAAAAATCATAG
- a CDS encoding DUF1456 family protein, translating to MENNDILIRLRYALDIKNTDMVEIFKLGGVEVTKEEVLKILTKSNDDVDYEEDNEEDVIKCNNKMFESFLNGLITFKRGRQEPKPGQPDRPQFSKESVNNILLKKLKIALSLTSEDMIDILDSAGITITKGELSALLRKVGHKNYKECGDKYARNFLKGLAIQYRD from the coding sequence ATGGAAAATAATGATATATTAATACGATTAAGATATGCTTTGGATATAAAAAATACGGATATGGTTGAGATCTTTAAGCTTGGTGGCGTTGAAGTTACAAAAGAGGAAGTCCTTAAAATTCTTACAAAATCAAATGACGATGTAGATTATGAGGAAGACAATGAGGAAGACGTAATAAAATGCAATAATAAGATGTTTGAGTCATTTTTAAATGGCCTTATTACCTTTAAGCGCGGCAGGCAAGAGCCAAAACCCGGCCAACCTGATAGACCACAATTCTCTAAGGAAAGTGTGAATAATATCCTTTTAAAGAAATTGAAAATAGCACTATCTCTAACTAGTGAAGATATGATTGATATATTAGATAGTGCAGGGATTACGATCACAAAAGGTGAATTAAGTGCTTTATTAAGAAAAGTAGGCCATAAAAATTATAAAGAGTGCGGTGACAAATACGCTAGAAACTTCTTAAAAGGACTAGCTATACAATACCGAGATTAA
- the rlmD gene encoding 23S rRNA (uracil(1939)-C(5))-methyltransferase RlmD has translation MSRTVPVNKNDYIDVIFEDITHDGAGVAKVEGYPLFIPNGLPGEKAKIKVIKTGKGYGIGRLIELYEKSPYRVDIPSEEKHKYGGCQLEHISYEGQLKYKENQVRQVLTRIGKLEDVVVHPILGMEEPFHYRNKAQVPVGEKDGKLIAGFFKPRSHEIVDTNESLIQLPEVNEAVQVVKEICTELGIPAYQEESHKGVLRHIMARYGQQTEELMVVIITRTTDLPQKNRLVEEMVARLPKLKSIVHNVNSKRTNVIMGEKTNVLWGNEVIYDYIGDVKFAISALSFYQVNPVQTKVLYEKALEYANLSGEENVIDAYCGIGTISLFLAQKAKKVFGVEVVPEAIEDAKRNAALNEIKNAEFAAGEAEVVIPKWYKEGNTADVLVVDPPRKGCDEALLQTIIEMKPKKVVYVSCNPGTLARDLRILEDGGYKTVEVQPVDMFPMTTHVECCAWLERK, from the coding sequence ATGAGCAGAACAGTACCGGTAAATAAGAACGATTATATAGATGTCATTTTTGAGGATATAACCCATGACGGAGCAGGAGTTGCAAAGGTTGAGGGTTATCCGTTATTCATCCCCAATGGTCTGCCTGGTGAAAAAGCGAAGATTAAGGTAATTAAGACCGGTAAAGGATATGGAATCGGCCGGTTAATCGAGCTATATGAAAAAAGCCCGTACCGTGTCGATATTCCCAGTGAAGAAAAACATAAATACGGCGGCTGTCAGCTTGAGCACATTAGCTACGAAGGGCAGCTGAAATATAAAGAAAATCAAGTTCGGCAAGTGCTCACTCGGATCGGCAAATTAGAGGATGTGGTCGTACATCCGATTCTAGGGATGGAAGAACCGTTCCATTATCGCAACAAAGCACAGGTACCAGTCGGAGAGAAAGATGGTAAACTGATTGCTGGATTTTTCAAGCCAAGAAGCCATGAAATTGTTGATACCAATGAAAGCTTGATTCAGTTGCCTGAGGTGAATGAAGCAGTCCAGGTAGTAAAGGAAATTTGCACTGAGCTTGGTATTCCTGCCTACCAGGAGGAAAGCCATAAAGGTGTACTTAGGCATATTATGGCGCGCTATGGTCAACAAACGGAAGAACTGATGGTTGTCATCATTACAAGAACCACGGACCTGCCACAGAAAAATCGGCTGGTTGAGGAAATGGTCGCTCGATTGCCTAAGTTAAAATCAATCGTTCACAATGTTAATTCCAAACGAACCAATGTAATCATGGGGGAGAAAACCAATGTTTTATGGGGGAACGAGGTCATCTATGATTATATTGGTGATGTAAAGTTTGCGATATCAGCTCTATCGTTTTACCAGGTAAATCCTGTTCAGACAAAGGTCTTGTATGAGAAAGCACTGGAATATGCCAATTTAAGTGGAGAAGAAAATGTCATTGATGCCTATTGTGGCATTGGAACAATTTCTTTATTTTTAGCACAAAAGGCCAAAAAAGTATTTGGTGTAGAAGTGGTTCCTGAGGCGATTGAAGATGCAAAGCGAAATGCGGCATTGAATGAAATCAAGAACGCGGAATTCGCTGCCGGTGAAGCAGAGGTTGTGATTCCAAAGTGGTACAAGGAAGGAAATACGGCGGATGTTTTAGTAGTGGACCCACCGCGCAAAGGCTGCGATGAAGCATTGCTGCAAACGATTATTGAGATGAAGCCGAAGAAGGTTGTCTACGTATCTTGCAACCCAGGAACGTTAGCAAGGGATCTGCGGATTTTAGAAGACGGAGGCTACAAGACAGTAGAAGTGCAACCGGTTGATATGTTCCCAATGACGACGCACGTCGAGTGCTGTGCCTGGCTTGAGAGAAAGTAG
- a CDS encoding nicotinate phosphoribosyltransferase yields MKHIYQDDSYTLHTDLYQINMTETYWRDGIHNKRAVFELFFRKLPFGNGYAVFAGLEKVIQYIRKFHFTEDDLEYLKNEVGYQEDFLEYLKNIRFTGTIRGMKEGELVFGNEPILRVEAPLAEAQLIETALLNIVNYQTLIATKATRIKQVVGNEVAMEFGTRRAQEMDAAIWGTRAAYLAGFEATSNVRAGKLFGIPVAGTHAHSMVQAYKDEYTAFRKYAESHKDCVFLVDTYDTLRLGVPNAIKVAKEMGDQINFIGIRLDSGDLAYLSKEARKLLDEAGFKNAKIYASSDLDEYTIINLKAQGAKIDSWGIGTKLITAYDQAALGAVYKIVCIENDKGELEDTIKISSNPEKVTTPGLKKIYRIINNTNHHAEGDYIAMEDEKLPEKRLRMFHPTHTYINKVVTNFTAKPLHENIFVDGELVYELPCLEESRDYLKANLDSLWEEYKRIMNPEEYPVDLSQKCWDNKMKNIEEVKEKVAAMKE; encoded by the coding sequence ATGAAACACATTTATCAAGATGATAGTTATACTCTTCATACCGATCTTTATCAGATTAATATGACAGAGACATATTGGAGAGATGGTATACATAATAAACGTGCGGTCTTCGAATTATTTTTCCGCAAGCTACCGTTTGGGAATGGCTATGCTGTTTTCGCTGGTCTTGAAAAGGTCATTCAGTACATTCGAAAATTCCACTTTACGGAAGACGACCTTGAGTACTTAAAAAATGAAGTTGGTTATCAAGAAGATTTTCTTGAATATCTAAAAAATATAAGGTTCACTGGAACCATTCGTGGAATGAAAGAGGGCGAACTCGTTTTTGGCAATGAGCCGATTTTACGAGTAGAAGCGCCTTTGGCTGAAGCACAGTTAATTGAAACAGCTTTGCTCAACATTGTGAATTACCAAACATTAATTGCCACGAAAGCTACAAGAATCAAACAAGTTGTGGGCAATGAGGTTGCAATGGAATTTGGGACAAGACGTGCCCAGGAGATGGACGCAGCTATTTGGGGAACGAGAGCGGCTTACCTTGCAGGTTTCGAAGCAACAAGTAACGTGAGAGCAGGAAAATTGTTTGGGATTCCAGTCGCTGGTACCCATGCTCATTCCATGGTTCAAGCATATAAAGATGAATATACAGCTTTTCGTAAGTATGCGGAGTCCCATAAGGATTGTGTGTTCTTAGTTGATACGTATGATACACTCCGTCTTGGCGTGCCGAATGCGATTAAAGTGGCAAAAGAGATGGGAGATCAGATTAACTTTATTGGGATTCGCTTAGATAGCGGAGACCTTGCGTATCTTTCTAAAGAAGCACGTAAGTTATTGGATGAAGCTGGATTTAAGAATGCAAAAATTTACGCTTCCAGCGATTTAGATGAGTATACGATTATTAACTTGAAGGCACAGGGTGCAAAAATTGATAGCTGGGGAATTGGTACAAAGCTAATTACTGCCTATGATCAAGCTGCACTTGGGGCTGTTTATAAAATCGTTTGTATTGAGAATGACAAGGGGGAGCTGGAGGATACGATTAAAATTTCCTCTAATCCGGAGAAAGTAACGACTCCAGGGCTGAAAAAAATCTATCGCATTATTAATAATACGAATCACCATGCAGAGGGCGATTATATTGCGATGGAGGATGAGAAGCTCCCTGAAAAGCGTCTGAGAATGTTCCATCCCACTCATACGTACATTAATAAGGTGGTTACAAACTTTACGGCTAAACCGCTTCATGAAAATATTTTTGTTGATGGCGAACTTGTGTATGAGCTTCCTTGTTTGGAAGAATCACGTGATTATTTAAAGGCGAATTTAGATTCGTTATGGGAAGAATACAAGCGGATTATGAACCCAGAAGAATACCCAGTCGACTTAAGCCAAAAGTGCTGGGATAACAAAATGAAGAATATTGAAGAGGTAAAAGAGAAAGTAGCTGCGATGAAAGAATAA
- a CDS encoding isochorismatase family cysteine hydrolase — MKALINIDYTFDFVADSGALTCGKPGQTIEEKITQLTNEFIENGDYVVFAIDVHDQGDEYHPETKLFPPHNLRGSSGRDLFGALKDEYEKNKDQENVVFMDKTRYSAFAGTDLEIKLRERGITEVHLVGVCTDICVLHTAVDAYNKGFKIVVYKDAVASFNQAGHEWALGHFEQSLGAMVK; from the coding sequence ATGAAGGCATTGATCAACATTGACTATACATTTGATTTTGTTGCAGATAGTGGGGCACTAACATGTGGAAAACCAGGTCAGACCATAGAGGAGAAAATCACTCAACTAACGAACGAGTTTATTGAAAATGGCGATTACGTGGTCTTTGCTATTGATGTCCATGACCAAGGGGATGAATACCATCCGGAAACAAAATTATTCCCACCGCATAATCTTCGTGGTTCATCTGGAAGAGACTTATTTGGAGCATTAAAGGATGAATATGAGAAAAATAAAGACCAGGAAAATGTTGTTTTTATGGATAAAACACGGTACTCTGCCTTCGCTGGTACAGATTTGGAAATCAAATTAAGGGAGCGTGGCATTACGGAGGTTCATTTGGTGGGGGTTTGTACGGATATTTGTGTGCTGCATACGGCGGTAGATGCGTATAATAAAGGCTTCAAAATCGTTGTTTACAAGGACGCTGTTGCCTCATTCAATCAAGCGGGACATGAATGGGCCCTCGGACATTTTGAACAATCGCTTGGTGCTATGGTGAAATAG